In the genome of Desulfovulcanus ferrireducens, the window CCGTTAGAGCCACCTGTAATACCAAAAATATTATTTATTAAGGCAATACGTACAATCTCTACAATTCCAATTGTCACTATAAGAAGATAGTCTCCGCGCAAATGAATAATTGGTTTAGCCACCACGAGAGCAAACAGAGCAGCCAAAATCCCACTTAGAGGCATAAGAAAAATAATGGGAACATGGTACATTGTGTTTAATATAGCGGTGGTATAGGCTCCTATAGCATAAAAAGCTGCATGTCCCATATGAAATAAGCCTGTATGTCCCAAGATAAAATTGAGGCTCAATGCCAGAATGGCATAAAGGCCTATGTTATTAATTACATCAACCCAGTATGTGTTTAAAAATAGGGGACACAATGCCAGAAGAACAATAACAATTGAGTTTATTATTATTTGTTTATTCATCATACTTTATCTGCCACCCTTTCTCCCAATATTCCGGTTGGTCTGACAATTAAAATTACAATTAAAACAAAAAAAGCAATTGCGTCTTTCCAAGCTATGGATATATAGGCTGCACCTAAAGCTTCGATGACTCCAAGAAGAAGTCCTCCAAGCATCGCTCCGGGAATATTACCTATTCCCCCGAGAACAGCGGCAATAAAGGCCTTTAAGCCGTATACCCAGCCCATAGTAAAATTTATTTGTCCATAATACATACCAACCATTACACCAGCTGCTCCACCAAGAGCCGGTCCGATAAAAAAAACAATGGAAATAATCTTGTTGACATCGATACCCATGAGTTTGGCAGCTCCCTGATCAATGGCTGCAGCGCGGATAGCTGTCCCGGTTTTGGTCTTTTGAACAAAAAAGTAAAGGGCTGCCATTAAAACCAACGAGGCTACCAGCATCAAGATCCTGATCAGGGGTATATCCAAGCCCATAATATTTACCGAGACCTTAGGTAGTATATTGTGTGGATAGACCCTGAACCTCGCTCCATAGATAAGCATAAGGGCATTGGCAAAAAATATAGATGCGCCAAGAGCGGAAACAACAGCAGACAGTCGATCAGCTTGCCTAAGCGGTCTATAAGCAACCCTTTCTAATAATACGCCAACTATTCCCACAAGGACCATAATCATCACAACCAACACCAGAACCCCTGTGACTGGTCCCAAGTAATTACTTAGGCCAAGTGAAGTAAGCAGAGTCAAGCCCAGATAAGCCCCAATAGTAAACAGATCTCCATGAGCAAAGTTGATCAGCTTCATTACTCCATAAACCATGGTATAACCTAAGGCGATCAAAGCATATATCCCGCCAATGGCCAGTCCATTTGTCAGCTGCTGAAAAAATAGCTCCATTTTCTCACCTATTTTAAATTTACGGAATAAATTAAACACAAAAAAAGGGCGCTAACCCAACCTTATTTAGCGCCCTTTTACAGTTGATTACGGTTGAAGTACAAACTTCCCATCTGCATCTACACGGTAGAGACGATACAAATCTCCTACCCGGTCTCCCTTGGAATTAAAAGAAATTTTTCCGGTCAAACCGGGCATATCCTTGAGTTCATTGTGCAAATAATCAGCCAGTCGATCAGGATCGGTTGATTTAGTACCTTTAATAGCCTCGGCAATGGCCAGGAATGCGTCGCCAGACAGTACTGCCCAGACTGAGCCTGGTGCACTTCCATACTTCTTGACGTAAGCAGCTAAGAACTCTTTGGCTTCTTTGGAATCCAAGTCTTGTGGAACTGGAGGGCTTAAGAAATAAAAACCCTCGGCCGCATCTTTCCCGGCAATCTTGACCAGATCGGGATTATTAGTTGCATCACCACCAATAAAAGGTACATTCCAGTTCATTTCTTTTTTCTGCCTCAGAAGCAATCCGGCCTCAGGATAATAGCCTGTGAAAAAAACTACTTCCGGATTTGCAGCTTTTAGCTTGGTTAAAATAGCGGTATAGTCTCTTTCTCCTGGGGTAAGGGCATCATAAAAAACTACTTCTAATCCTTTTTCCTCAAGCAGACTTTTCGCTTCATCAGCTAGTCCCTTGGAATATGTTGTATTGTCATGCAAGATAGCAATACGTTTATAGCCCATCTTCTCAAGATTTTTTACTGCCACACGGCCCTGTTCATCATCCCTGGGACATGTACGAAAGAAATATTTCAGTCCCTTTTCGGTTAACCGGATTGCAGTTGATCCATTGGCAATCTGGATAATCTTAAATTCATCAAAAATATTTTGAGATGCCTCTGTAACCGATGAGCCATATGTCCCAATGACACCCACGATATCCTGAGTTGCTAGCCTTTGTGCCGCCAAGGCAGCAGTTCTAGGATCACCGCCATCATCCTCTACCACAATTTCCACGTCAGCCCCCAAAAGGCCTCCTTGTGCATTAATATCTTCCGCGAGTAGTTCGACAATTTTTTTCATATCCTGGCCTTCACTAGCCCATGACCCTGTTAAAGGACACATAAGACCAATCTTTATACTTTTCGCCCATGCACCATTAAGACCAAGGATTAACGTGAAAACTACACTCAGTCCTATCCAAAACAAACGCCTCTTCATCCAAACCTCCTTAGATTTGTTGATGGTTACACTTCTGATTGACCAAAAACTAAATTATATTAAAATGTTACTGTTATCTTCCTAAAAAAATTGGCCTGAAAAAATCGATTATTTTTTACATATATAAAAAAATAACTTTTTTCAATATTAAATTGCTTATCTTGTACTATTTTTTGAATTTTGTTTTCTTTATTTTCTTTTTATTGATGAAAATTCATTAAAGACCCTTTTAAACATTATTTTTTTATTTAAAACTTCAACTTTCTGACACGATTAACATCCTCAAATTACTACACAATTGAAGAGTGCATTTTCTGAAATGCATTACAAACGGGTTGGGTAAAACATCTTGGCGAAGATTGCGGAAGTGCTGTGCATAGGGAGGTTATTCCATCGAACTTTCGAAACCCATCATAACAACAGAAAAGGCATTAAGTAACATTCTATTGACTAACCCCATTATGCACAGCCCGCAAGCAAGCCTTAGATGTGTCCAAGTCTTTGTCAGCATTGAAGAAAATGCGCTCGCAAATTAACTCAGAAAGTTGAGTTAAAACAAAAAAAGCCCCGCATAAGCGGGGCTTTTTTTTACCAAATAGCTCAATTCTTTTTTATTCGCCCAAACCTTTTCTACCAACCTGACGGGCATACGCAAGAGCGACTGTCCTATAGACCAAGTGAGCAAGTTTAGACCATGGCAAATATGCAATCATCATAAATACAGAGATAAGGTGGAGGTAATAGACAGGGTAAGCCAAACCAGGCACATTAGCCAAACGTAATATCTCACTTAAAATACCTGTAATTGCAATAGCCCAGATAACACCAATCAAATACCAATCATAATAAGACGTCACAGATTTTGAAGGATCAGCATTGAGACGCATACGTGTAATTGAAATAAGTCCAACGATCAAAGCTATGGCACCAATGTTGGCTAAAATCTTAACAGGATTCAACAATGAAAGCGGCGTGTGCAATTGGTGTCCAATAAGCAGCCCTCCCCAGTGTCCTACAGCCACAACAGAGGTAACAATAAACAAAGCCACAAAACCGTAGAATATGTATAGGTGTCCTTTGTACCGCTCTTTATTTGAAGCGCATTCCTGAAACTTTTTATGGGTAACAATTTCTTCTTTAACAACATCAATCAAGGCCTTCCAAAAACTGGGAGCATCTTCCCCTGGAGTTAAACCCGACTCTTTAAAAGACTTAAACAAATTGCCAACGGCCGAAGCAAAAGTAAAAAAGACAAAAAGAGCTGCCAGACCAAAAATAGGATCAATAGTATAGTCTCCGGGGAAGACCTTAGCATATTCAATAGTACCTTCGGGAATACTAAGACCAGTTGTGAAGCCCCAGATTATAAAGTAAATTAAAGCTGGGATGGCAAAAAGTATGGGCAAATACTTGGAGGAACTCATCCATTTTCCTATTATAGCTGGTTTGGCCAGAGATCTGTATGCCATATTTCTCAAGGCCGCCAGTACATCTCCCGGGCTGGCCCCTCTGGGGCAAAGGTCAGAGCATTCCCCACAATTATGACACAGCCAAATATCAATATCGTTAACCAGCTTATCCTTAAGTCCCCATTGGGCCCAAATCATTTCCTTACGCGGGAAAGGGCCTTCTTCTGGTGACAAAGGGCAGACCACGCTACATGTTGCACATTGATAGCATTTTTTGAGGGATTCTCCCCCTGCGGCCTGCAAATCCTTAATAAATTGAACGTCCGGGTCAATTTGTAATCTTGCCATTTATATCCTCCTAGAAGCCCTTGAATGGGTTTGGTCCATAACTTTCGACTTCTTCCACAAACTCATCTATAATTTGAGGTATCTTGTCATACTCATCTATGGCCACCTGTACCTGTTTCACACGCTCTGGCTCTACCTGCAATTTCTCAAGTGTTTCTGCTATGTTCTCCATTCTTCTGTTACATAGCTCACTACCTTTAACAAAGTGACACTGATAATCATCTCCAAACTTACAACCCATAAGCAGAACACCATCTAGACCCTTGGACATTGCCTCAGCAACCCACTGAGTGTTTACGGAACCAAGACAGCGCACAGGAATAAAACGCACGTAAGCAGACCATTTCTTCCCGCGCATGGCAGCCATATCAAGGGCAGGATAGGCATCGTTTTCGCATACAAGTACCAAAATCCTGTAGCCGCCTTCTTCCTCGTCATCAGGGACTTCAATTGATTGAATCATATCGTTGACAATAGTTACGCTGTAATTATCGAAGGATATAACTCTTTCCGGACAGGCGCCCATACAGGTTCCGCAGCGGCGACAACGAGTAGGATTTGGCTTGGGAGTTCCTTTTTCATCATCATCCAATGCGCCAAAAGGACATTCTTCAGTACATCTCTTACACTGAGTACAACGAACAAAGTTAAACTTGGGATAAGACATATCCCCTGAGCGAGGATGGACAGCGACTCCTCTGTTGGCAGACTCAATACACTGGATAGCTTTTAAGGCTGCTCCCGTAGCATCCTCTTTGGCAGCATTTAAATTCATCGGCTGCCTTACACATCCAGCTGCATAAATGCCCGTTCTCCTCGTTTCATAAGGAAAGCAAATATAGTTGGAATCAGCAAAGCCGTCAAAAAGCATTAATTCAGGAAATGTTGGGCCCTGCCTGTACTGAAGTTTCAGACAAGAGGTCTCTACCAGTTTGCCAAAGAGAGGATCGTCTCCTTCTTCCTGACCTTCTTCTTTCTTTTCATCTTCGGATCCACTCTGGCTCTTCTTTTCCAGGTACTCAAGCTCTAATTTTGCCTCCTCAGCAGTAGTTGGAACCATACCTGTAGCCAAAACAAGCAAATCCACTTTTACTTCCAGGCTTTCACCAAGAAGAGTATCTTTAACTCTTATCACGATCTTGCCATCACTGTCTTCAACAATCTCTTCAATCTCAGATTTGGTCAAGAATATACCTGGATCATCCTGCGCTGCTTTGTAATAGTTCTCGTATACGCCAGGAGTACGCATATCTTTATAAAAAATAAAGGCCTTGGCATTGTCATCCTTTTCGCGCACATACTTGGCCTGTTTCAGAGATACCATACAGCAAACAGATGAGCAGTAGGGCAGATGTTCTGGATCTCTCTGACCGGCGCATTGAATAAAGGCCACACTCTCCACTTTCTGACCATCAGAAGGCTTGGTCAGTTTGCCCTCTTTGGCCATCTTTTCAAATTCAACATTAGTAACTACATTTTTAAATTTTCCATAGCCCAGGGGCTCAAGTTTGCTGGCATCATAAGGCTTCCACCCTGTAGCCAAGACCACGGCTCCAATTTTAAGCTCCTGCTCATCATCGCCAGTTTTGACTTTTGCTTCATAAAGGCCTGGTGCGCCTGAAATAGACTCAATATTTGCACTGGTTAAAACTTTTATTTTATCGTGATTTTCTACCTGAGCAATAAGCTCATCTATGGTTGGCTCTTCAGCATCCGTATAAGGATAGTTAGAAGGTAATTGTTTATACAACTGTGCGGCAAAACCACCCAGCTTATCTTCTTTTTCCACCAGCACTACATCATAACCAGTATTGGCTGCATTTAAAGCTGCATTAAGACCAGTAAAACCACCTCCAACGACCAAAATAGTCTTGTTAATTTCAGGTATCTCCGGCTCAGGCTTTTCTATCTTTTCCAGCCTGGACACTGCCATTCTGATGTAGTCCTGAGCCATCATTGTCAGTGGATCAGCATCCAGCTCGGTCTCTTCCAGAGGCGGCAAATCAGGTTCTTTATAAGACCACACGGCCAGCTCGCGAATATTGGCCCGTTCTACAAAAACATCCGGACCAAAATCAAAGACATCCCACATTATTCTGGGTGAGCAGGCAGCTACACAAACTGCATTTATGCCCTCTTCCTGAATATCTTTTTGAATTTCTGCCACGCCTTCCTTGCCGCACAAAAAAGGCAAGGTTTTTATCAAAGCAGGACAAGCTTCATCATCTATATATTCAGTAAGCTGCTCTAGGTTGAGATTCTTACCGATTTCACACCCAGTGCAGATATAAACTCCTATCTTTTTATCTGCCATTAGTCTTACCTCCTCACCAAAGTTTGAATAGCTTTTAAGGCCGCACCAGTGGCAGTTTCAGCGGATGTCACAACATCCAATGGCATTTTAGCGCAACCAGCGGCAAAAATACCATTTTCATCCCCGCCAATGATGAACCCTTGATCATCTTTAGTCACGTCTATGGACAGCCCCTCAACTGCAATGGAGGGTTGCATTCCCGTTGCCAATACTACCATATCGTATTTCTCTTCTTGTTTCAGCCCTGCCAAAATATCTTCAGCCGTAACGATAACATCTCCGCTTGCATCTTCTTCTAATTTCGCCACCTTACCTTTAACCATTTTAATTTTATCGTCTTCTTGTATCTTCTTTAAAAACTTTTCATAGCGGCCTGGAGCTCTGAGGTCGATATAATAGATAACAATTTCTGCATCTGGGTATTGTTCTCGAATGTATGTACATTGTTTTAAGGAGGCCATGCAACAAATATATGAACAATAATTGAGGTGGTTCTGATCCCTTGATCCTGCACATTGTACAAAGGCTATCCTCTGAGGTTCCTTTCCATCAGATGGCCTTAAAATCTTTCCCTGTGTAGGGCCGTTAGGGGCGGCCAGTCGCTCCATCTGCATATTGGTAATGGCATTTTTAATTTGGCCGGCACCCAAATTATCAAGCTTGGTCACATCGTATGGTACCCAGCCAGTGGCGCAGATAATTGACCCTACATTTAGGGTAATTTCTTTTTCCTTCTCTTCAAGATCAATGGCATTATACTCACAAGCACTGACACATTTGGCACAAGAGCTTCCGGTGCAAACTTTATCGTCAATTACATAACGCATGGGCATGGACATCATGTGCGGCCTATAAATAGCCTTGCTCTTGCCAAGACCAAGATCAAAGTCACAATCTCTTTCAACAGGACAGGCTTCCACGCATTTATCGCAAGCTGTGCAATTATTGTTCACATACCTGGGTTTGAGCTTAATGGTAACTTCAAAGTCTCCGGGCTGACCTTTGATTGAAGTCACCTCAGCTAAAGTAAAAAATTTGACCTTGGGATTTTTCTTGATCCTTTGAAAGTTAATCTCGAGCCCACAAGTGGGAGGACACAATTTTGGAAAATAGTGCTTTAATTGTGCAACTCTTCCCCCAAGATACGGTTGTTTTTCAACAATAAATACCTCGTAACCTACTTCTGCAGCCTCAAGCGCGGCTGTAATCCCACTAAAGCCGCCACCTATAACAAGTATACTGCTACTATTAGACATGTTAATCCTCCCTATTTATTGCCTAAATATTAGGTACAAAATGGCCTTAGCCCAAACTCCTTTGTTTAGCAGTAATTTTTCATACCTTACCCACTAAAAAAAATAAAGCTCAGGCTTAGACCATTTATAATAAAAATGGCTGCGGGCCTATGGCCCGCAGCCTGTAATGTAACCTTACGGATGCATTGGATCAGGAATAATCTGAATATATGGTTTCTTAAAGAACTTGGTCTCGCCTGTCTCAGGATTGAATTGTGAGTTAGTGAAACATTTCCATTCTTCATCATTGAGTTCGAGGTAGTCAGTGCGATAGTAGAAGCCAGGATACCTTGTTTCCTTACGGAACTTAATATGCAGTACGTGCAAGCGAACAGTCCATAAGCGATGGTAGTTTTCCCAAGCCCTGAGCAGTTCGTGCAAGTCACGAGCGCAGAGTTTGGCAGAATCTTCCTCAAGCATATCTAATAATTTTTCACAATGCTCAAGCAAGGTCTGAGAAGTGTTATAGTAAGTTGCAACACCACCACCGTACTCGTCAGTGGCCTTGATGAGACGCATCATGAAGTTACGTGGAGTAATATATTTGGGGTTAATATCAGGAGCAGTGGTGATGTCCTTGTTCTCTTGATAGGTGTACCAAGGTTTGTAAACCATCTTGGCCAACTCTTCAGGGGATTCCTTCAAGGTTGGCTTGAAGTCCTTATGGTCAACAACCCAGCGAACCATTTGCTTACCAACTATACGACCTTCAGCATGAGAACCAGAAGAGAACTTATGCCCGGAAGCACCAACACCGTCAGCACAGGTGAACAGACCGTTAACTGTTGTCATGCGGTTGTAAACCTTGCCGTTATCAGCTTTGATCTTGTACTCTTCAGGTACCCAGTCTTCGTCTGGACCAGAAACCCAGATACCGCAGCAACCGGAATGTGAACCCAGGAGATAAGGCTCTGTAGGCATGATTTCGGAACCAACCTTTTCAGGCTCGATGTTCATACATGCCCACAAGTTGGCTTGACCAACACACATGTCAAGGAAGTCTTCCCAAGCTTCAGCTTCAAGATGCTTCTGCTCTTTCTTGCTGAGTTCTTTGAAGGTAGTCTGCAGAGCAGTGGCAGTATCCATGAAGATAGGTCCGCGACCTTCTTTCATTTCCTTGAGCATCATGTGGTTACGCAAACAGGTAGGAATAATCTGACCTTTAGCATAACCTTTTTCTTCATAGGACTTGAGCATGTCGCGGTTGGTTACGCAGTAGTCTTCGCCCTTGGCATTGGTAGCTTTAGCTTTGAAGAGCAAGAACCATGCACCAACAGGACCGTAACCATCTTTAAAACGAGCAGGTACGAACCTGTTTTCCATCATTGTCATTTCGGCGCCAACCTGAGCACACATGGTATATGTAGAACCAGCGTTCCAAACAGGATACCATGCACGACCCATACCTTCACCGGTTGACCTTGGGCGGTAAACATTAACTGCACCACCGCAGGCACACAGCAAGGCATTGCAACGGAAGACATAAACTTTATTTTCGCGAGTAGAGAAACCAACAGCACCTGCGATACGATTAGGCTCGTTGGCGTCCAGGAGAAGTTTAACAACAAAAATACGCTCCATGTAGTTTTCTTCACCAAGAGCGTTCTTAGCAGCTTCAGCAACGATGCACTTGTAAGACTCACCATTGATCATGATCTGCCAGCGTCCAGAGCGTACTGGCTTAGCCCCATTGCGAACCTGGAGACCTTTTTTCTTGGCCTGAGCACCATCCAAACGTTTGCCGTCCTCGGTTTGTACCCACAATGGCAGACCCCATTCCTCGAAAAGATGAACAGAATCATCAACGTGACGGCCAAGATCGAAAATCAAGTCTTCACGAACCAGGCCCATCAGGTCTGTACGGACCATGCGTACATAATCATCAGGATCATTTTCACCAAGATAAGTATTAATAGCAGAAAGCCCTTGAGCAACAGCACCAGAACGCTCCAAGGAAGCCTTATCGACCAAGAGAATCTTAACACCATACTTGTCTGCCCATCTCTTGGCCTCAAAGGCAGCACCACAGGCGCCCATACCACCACCGACAATCAAGATATCGGTATCCATTTCTACTATTTCGGGTTCAGCCAAAGGCAACCCTAAAGGCTCAGCCTTAGCAGGAATACGGGGCATAATATCCTCCTTAAATTTTGTTTTTACAGTTAATGCTTAGAACTACCTATTTTATTGTTTGGTAGGATCAACCCAGGTTTCTACAAGGTCAGGATTTTTCACTTCAAACTTTTTACCCAATACTTCCTTAGGTGTCTTTAATTCAGTCTCAGTGAACAGCAGTTCATTCTCCAGGTCACCTGGTTCTGGCTTGCCTTCATAAGGCTTGATTGAACCTTCATCAGTAGTCCTGATGGGGAATTTGAAGCGTTTGATGTTGCCATTGCGGAACTGAATGGTCCACATAATATCTGAAGCACTACGCATAGGAATACTGGTTCCGCCCATAGGTGCGAAGTCAGCATAAGGACGAGCCTCAATAGCGCCCTGAGGACAAATCTTTACACAAGAATAACATTCCCAGCATGCATCTGGCTCCTGGTTGTAAGCCTTCATTTCCTCAGGATCGAGGATCATCAGGTCGTTAGGGCAGATGTACATACATGCAGTCTTTTCTCCACCCTTACAGCCGTCACACTTGGCTGGATTAACAAAGGTTGGCATAATGTTCCTCCTAAATTAATAAGGTTTTTAGATTAACTAAACCACAAACCAAGCCACTTAAATACTAAAAACGGCAAAGGGGACTCCCTTGCTCATCAAAATAGCTTGCTTGTGAAAACATTAACAAGATGCTCTTTCGCTTGTCAAGGAGAAAGTGAATTTTATCTCAAAACAAACTCGGGCCAAAAGAGTAAGCTCTTGGCCGCCAAAAAAAACTACATTGCGTCGCCAGAGGCTGCTTTCTGCATTTTAATCTCAACCTTCTCTGTCAGATTTTCATAGTATTCACGCAAGATAGCCAGAACTTCTTCACGACCAAAGTGATCAGGAATAGGCTGACCTTCTGAAAGTGCCTTCCGTAACTTGGTACCACTCAGGATAACACGGTCTTCCTTGCTGTGTGGACAGGTTCTAAGAGAAGCCATGCCATCACACTTGTAACAGTAGAAGGTCCAGTCAATTTTTAAGGGCTGACAAATTAGGGCCTTGCCAGGCTCAGGACAGGATTCATCAGCGTATGGGATGCGATCAAAAATTTCTTGAGCTTCAAACAAACCGTAAAAATCGCCAACACCAGCATGGTCTCGACCAATGATCATGTGAGAAACACCGTAATTCTGGCGGAATGTAGCATGCAACAGTGCTTCCCGAGGACCAGCATAACGCATATCCAGAGGATAACCGCCCTGGACGACATTTTCTTTTACAAAGTAGTGCTCAATCAATGTGTCAATACATTTAACACGGACTTCAGCAGGAATATCACCAGGCTTTAAGCTACCAATCAAGGAATGGATAAATACACCGTCAAGAACCTCAATAGCGATCTTGGCCAAAAATTCATGAGATCTGTGCATTGGGTTCCTGAGTTGCAATGCACCGACGGTTTTCCATCCGCGTTTTTCAAATTCAGCTCTGGCCTCGGCAGGCCGCATGTAAATGCCTTTATACTTGGTTGGGAACTCGCCCTCGCTGAGTACCTTCACAGGGCCGGCAAGGCAGACTTCCTTCTCGGCCATAACCATTTTCACACCAGGATGATCTTCTAAAGCTACTTTCCAGAATTTATCATCTGCACTATCTTCACCTTGTCCCTTGTAAACTAGCTCACATTCCCACTTTTTGTCTTCTTCTGTCTTTTCCCACTTTTCGGTAACCTTCATTGTGGCCATGATTTCATCGCCTTTTGGATCGTACAGGGCAATTTCATCACCTTCCTTAATCTCCGCAGCATCTTCTTTGGTCACGGACATAGTTACAGGGACAGGCCAAAATGTACCATCGGCTAAAAGAAAATTTTCGCAAACTCCTTTCCAGTCGGCCCTGGTCATAAAACCATCCAGAGGACTAAAGCCACCAGTACCAATCATAATTAAGTCGCCTCTTTCACGACTGGTGATAGGAACCTGCTTTAAACCCTGAGCCTTTTTCAATTCTTCTTCTCTCTCGGCTCCTTCAAGCAAACGAATTACCAAGCCTTTTCCACCATGAGGGGGAACGAGTTTTGACATAACAAAACCTCCTTAATTTTTAATTTCTAAGCTTTAACACCTTTACGGCTTGTGAATTTGTGAACTTGATACAGTCATTGCTCAAAACTTTCAAGCCCCCAAGACCAACTTTTGTGATTTTTTTATCAAAAATTTTACACCAAACACGATGCCACCCCCTCTCCTCAAAAGACGAAATGAAACTGGATGCTTTAACATTTTGATTTTACAATAATTTTTCTAAAAAAATCCTCCTCCCAAAAAATGAGTAGCTTTTATTTGATGCAAGTTAGTCCAAGGGAATTCTATTTTTAATGTAGCAGAGACTTTATTCACTTTAGTGTCAACTTTTTTATAAAAATCTCCAACCAATCCCCCTACACAAATGTGAAATTTGGCACATTTACCCTAACACACACCACTGTGAGTTCAACTTTAATTGTGACTAATTTAACAATACACTTATACCATTATTCTCAGTCTAAGGCAACACGATCGAAACAAATTAACAAACACCCTGATTCAACCATTAATTTCATACTTCATAAAAAAAAATTTCCCTACAAAATAAACACCTCTTAGTATTTAACAATTTTGTTTATATGGTGTTATAAGATTCTATTTTAAATACACTATAACCCATATACAACTTTAGTGTCAATATTTTTATAAAATTTAAACGAGATTCTTTTTATACAAGGGATTTGTAGTACATTTATCTAATTGGTTTTACTTTTGGAATAACTCTTTTTGATAAAAGACAATGAAGTGAAGAAAAAATATAGATATCTTGTACAATCAATATAAACATTTGCTTTCTTCTTATCTTAAAATTTATTGGATTAGTTTTGAAGGAAGAAAATATTAAGGTAAGTCTTTGAGCTTCTCGTCAAAGAGTAGATATGGCTAGATATTACTAGCCAGGAACAAAAAGGGCTGGAAGACTATCATATGCAGGAGTGATAAATCACCGGAGAAAAGACTCTATAT includes:
- the sat gene encoding sulfate adenylyltransferase; the encoded protein is MSKLVPPHGGKGLVIRLLEGAEREEELKKAQGLKQVPITSRERGDLIMIGTGGFSPLDGFMTRADWKGVCENFLLADGTFWPVPVTMSVTKEDAAEIKEGDEIALYDPKGDEIMATMKVTEKWEKTEEDKKWECELVYKGQGEDSADDKFWKVALEDHPGVKMVMAEKEVCLAGPVKVLSEGEFPTKYKGIYMRPAEARAEFEKRGWKTVGALQLRNPMHRSHEFLAKIAIEVLDGVFIHSLIGSLKPGDIPAEVRVKCIDTLIEHYFVKENVVQGGYPLDMRYAGPREALLHATFRQNYGVSHMIIGRDHAGVGDFYGLFEAQEIFDRIPYADESCPEPGKALICQPLKIDWTFYCYKCDGMASLRTCPHSKEDRVILSGTKLRKALSEGQPIPDHFGREEVLAILREYYENLTEKVEIKMQKAASGDAM
- the aprB gene encoding adenylyl-sulfate reductase subunit beta, whose translation is MPTFVNPAKCDGCKGGEKTACMYICPNDLMILDPEEMKAYNQEPDACWECYSCVKICPQGAIEARPYADFAPMGGTSIPMRSASDIMWTIQFRNGNIKRFKFPIRTTDEGSIKPYEGKPEPGDLENELLFTETELKTPKEVLGKKFEVKNPDLVETWVDPTKQ
- the aprA gene encoding adenylyl-sulfate reductase subunit alpha encodes the protein MPRIPAKAEPLGLPLAEPEIVEMDTDILIVGGGMGACGAAFEAKRWADKYGVKILLVDKASLERSGAVAQGLSAINTYLGENDPDDYVRMVRTDLMGLVREDLIFDLGRHVDDSVHLFEEWGLPLWVQTEDGKRLDGAQAKKKGLQVRNGAKPVRSGRWQIMINGESYKCIVAEAAKNALGEENYMERIFVVKLLLDANEPNRIAGAVGFSTRENKVYVFRCNALLCACGGAVNVYRPRSTGEGMGRAWYPVWNAGSTYTMCAQVGAEMTMMENRFVPARFKDGYGPVGAWFLLFKAKATNAKGEDYCVTNRDMLKSYEEKGYAKGQIIPTCLRNHMMLKEMKEGRGPIFMDTATALQTTFKELSKKEQKHLEAEAWEDFLDMCVGQANLWACMNIEPEKVGSEIMPTEPYLLGSHSGCCGIWVSGPDEDWVPEEYKIKADNGKVYNRMTTVNGLFTCADGVGASGHKFSSGSHAEGRIVGKQMVRWVVDHKDFKPTLKESPEELAKMVYKPWYTYQENKDITTAPDINPKYITPRNFMMRLIKATDEYGGGVATYYNTSQTLLEHCEKLLDMLEEDSAKLCARDLHELLRAWENYHRLWTVRLHVLHIKFRKETRYPGFYYRTDYLELNDEEWKCFTNSQFNPETGETKFFKKPYIQIIPDPMHP